One genomic segment of Paenibacillus sp. FSL H8-0332 includes these proteins:
- the flhF gene encoding flagellar biosynthesis protein FlhF — MRVKRYVVDTMPDAMHSIRSELGSDAVILSTKEIKVGGFMGMFTKKKIEVVAAVENGAKAAAQEKLPAPPMNVPRSAVPEAYQKAASAAAPPLPPPVTVRDAAAGKSFAEIAAALADPLEQGGGVAVMPPLVKTEPLDIRSEDIAAGQPPAPQPEESRKKLAAMYESLTAEQPEPEHTAAAESDVLREIRDMKQWMERIARYSTGAAELPDALESLRSRLIDQETDAVLVEEWIGSVLDRYREEGSGWVPEQFEEVLREQIDSFLAGRIAGGIAPDTRIVYIAGPTGVGKTTTIAKLAAEQLFKQGRKVGLITSDTYRISAVEQLRTYASILNMPLEVVQSPGDLQRAMFRLESCDLVLMDTAGRNYRNEMLVAELQSLLAKELKSETLLVLSLTSKSRDMKKIAEHFGRYQLDKVVFTKLDETGSYGPLFNLLNDYPLKLSYITNGQNVPDDLLMATGEQIGGMLLGTGGG; from the coding sequence ATGAGAGTGAAGCGTTATGTGGTCGATACGATGCCTGACGCCATGCATTCGATCCGCAGCGAGCTTGGAAGCGATGCCGTTATTTTAAGCACCAAAGAAATAAAGGTCGGCGGATTCATGGGGATGTTCACGAAAAAGAAGATTGAGGTTGTGGCTGCTGTGGAGAACGGTGCAAAGGCGGCCGCGCAGGAGAAGCTTCCTGCACCGCCGATGAATGTACCGCGAAGTGCAGTGCCAGAGGCCTATCAAAAGGCTGCTTCAGCCGCAGCTCCTCCTCTCCCGCCGCCTGTGACGGTAAGGGATGCGGCAGCAGGCAAGTCGTTTGCCGAGATTGCCGCAGCACTAGCTGATCCGCTGGAGCAGGGCGGAGGTGTCGCTGTGATGCCGCCTTTAGTCAAGACAGAGCCGCTGGATATCCGCTCTGAGGATATTGCAGCAGGTCAGCCGCCTGCACCTCAGCCGGAGGAGAGCCGGAAGAAGCTTGCGGCCATGTATGAATCGCTTACGGCAGAGCAGCCTGAACCTGAGCATACCGCTGCCGCTGAGAGTGATGTCCTGCGGGAGATCCGGGATATGAAGCAATGGATGGAACGTATCGCACGTTATTCCACGGGGGCTGCGGAGCTGCCTGATGCGCTGGAATCCTTACGTAGCCGTCTGATTGACCAGGAGACAGACGCTGTTCTCGTAGAGGAATGGATTGGTTCTGTGCTGGACCGTTACCGGGAAGAAGGAAGCGGCTGGGTTCCGGAACAATTCGAGGAAGTGCTCAGAGAGCAGATTGATAGTTTTCTGGCAGGACGTATAGCCGGCGGTATCGCACCGGATACCCGCATAGTATATATTGCGGGGCCGACAGGCGTAGGCAAGACGACAACGATCGCCAAGCTGGCAGCGGAGCAGCTGTTCAAGCAGGGCCGCAAGGTCGGGCTGATTACCTCGGACACTTACCGGATATCGGCCGTTGAACAGCTTAGAACCTACGCCTCCATTCTCAACATGCCGCTGGAGGTTGTCCAGTCGCCGGGAGATCTGCAGCGGGCCATGTTCCGGCTGGAGAGCTGTGATCTGGTGCTAATGGATACCGCCGGACGCAATTACCGCAATGAAATGCTGGTGGCTGAACTGCAGAGTCTGCTGGCCAAGGAGCTCAAGAGCGAGACCCTGCTGGTGCTGAGCCTGACCTCCAAGAGCCGTGATATGAAAAAGATTGCCGAGCACTTCGGCAGATACCAGCTGGATAAGGTGGTTTTCACGAAGCTGGATGAAACGGGCAGCTATGGTCCGCTGTTCAATCTTCTCAATGATTATCCGCTGAAGCTCTCCTACATTACCAACGGACAGAATGTTCCCGATGATCTTCTTATGGCCACAGGAGAGCAGATTGGCGGGATGCTGCTGGGAACAGGGGGCGGGTGA